The Methyloferula stellata AR4 genome includes a window with the following:
- a CDS encoding helix-turn-helix domain-containing protein: MITAAQMRAARALLGIDQRELAILSGISQPTIQRMEASDGVVRGVVDTLMRVVAAFDQAGIELIGDNMASGGSGRGVRFKEPGTGVRSKDSETVAGETGRPMIAPKQRRAQGAARARRIEGSS; the protein is encoded by the coding sequence ATGATCACTGCCGCGCAAATGCGTGCTGCTAGAGCGCTTTTGGGAATCGACCAGCGTGAGCTCGCGATCCTCTCCGGCATCTCGCAGCCGACGATCCAACGCATGGAAGCAAGCGATGGAGTCGTCCGCGGTGTCGTCGATACGTTGATGCGTGTGGTCGCGGCTTTCGACCAGGCGGGCATCGAATTGATCGGCGACAACATGGCGAGCGGCGGCAGTGGCCGAGGCGTGCGTTTCAAGGAGCCCGGCACGGGCGTGCGCAGCAAAGACAGCGAGACGGTCGCGGGCGAGACCGGCCGTCCCATGATTGCGCCGAAGCAGCGCCGGGCCCAAGGCGCCGCGCGGGCAAGGCGGATTGAAGGATCGTCATGA
- a CDS encoding TonB-dependent receptor, whose product MFFRAACLSGASPFALTLVLALSPSIAKAASPTQLPTVDVNGAGAPAPSAPEPLAIGADNPPPIVQKYQLPQQVETITSQEIEQTINLKDPEDAIKYLPSLFVRKRNDGDNQAVLATRTWGVNSSARTLIYADDILLSALINNNNTNGSPHWNLVAPESIARIDFLEGPYAAAYPGNSIGGVLLITTKMPDQLLMTAKQTESIQPFNQYGTNHTFVTHQTSAALGDRHENFSWLLNFNYLDSYAQPLTYTTSATIPAGTAGTFLALNKQGLAANVLGTGALTHSQQIVTNLKLAYDFTPWLQGRYTLGFWSNDQNSNPVSYLTSTATGGPTFGGVAGFAGNNYQWTEKHLANALSLASDTHGAFDFDVAISTYNYLTDIQRYPFTVTPTGIGFSEIGKVQRMDGTNWQNADLKGVYRPFGINGPNELSFGLHGDRYVLNNPTYQTPAWNFGSDVGNGQFYSNGQGKTETGALWAQDMWKILPNLKLTVGTRLETWNAFDGLNVSTTTSSAGAITGTKSVFQPREHSANASPKASLTWSVTPEWDVIGSFGEAYRYPTVGELYQTVTSGSAIVIPNPNLTPEQDLSTEVNVERKWADGKVRLSIFQETVHNALISQTNFVNAGSTQVAVTSVGNIDAIRNQGVELAAQKNNVLFKGVELFGNITYVDARILSDPTWAGSNPLTGKPDTVVGKRVPYVPDWRSTIGVTYRPDTHWAFTVAARYSGKQYSTLDNTDIIPHVYGAFDRFIVVDTRIHYDATENVAFDFGIDNLNNEKYFLFHPFPGRTFVADARIKF is encoded by the coding sequence ATGTTTTTTCGAGCTGCATGCCTTTCCGGCGCAAGTCCGTTTGCGCTTACTCTGGTGCTCGCCTTATCGCCATCCATCGCAAAGGCCGCATCCCCAACACAATTGCCGACGGTCGACGTAAATGGCGCTGGCGCGCCGGCGCCATCCGCGCCCGAACCTCTTGCCATTGGCGCCGATAATCCGCCGCCCATCGTGCAGAAATATCAATTGCCGCAACAGGTCGAGACGATTACCTCGCAGGAAATCGAACAGACGATCAATCTCAAGGATCCCGAAGATGCGATCAAATATCTGCCGAGCCTTTTTGTCCGCAAGCGCAACGACGGCGACAATCAGGCCGTGCTCGCGACGCGGACATGGGGTGTAAATTCAAGCGCCCGCACTTTGATCTATGCCGACGACATTCTGCTCTCGGCTCTGATCAATAATAACAACACCAATGGTTCGCCGCATTGGAATCTCGTCGCGCCGGAGTCGATCGCCCGGATCGATTTTCTCGAAGGGCCCTATGCCGCCGCTTATCCAGGCAATTCGATCGGCGGCGTGCTGCTCATCACCACGAAGATGCCGGACCAGCTTCTGATGACGGCGAAACAGACGGAATCGATCCAACCTTTCAACCAATACGGCACCAATCATACATTCGTGACGCATCAGACGAGCGCGGCCCTCGGCGACCGGCATGAGAACTTCTCATGGCTGCTCAACTTCAATTACCTCGACTCTTATGCGCAACCGCTCACCTATACGACGAGCGCCACCATTCCCGCCGGAACGGCCGGCACCTTCCTGGCTCTGAACAAACAGGGACTCGCCGCCAATGTACTCGGCACAGGCGCGCTGACGCATTCGCAGCAGATCGTCACTAATCTGAAGCTCGCCTATGATTTCACACCCTGGCTGCAAGGCCGCTACACGCTTGGCTTTTGGTCGAACGATCAAAATTCCAATCCGGTGAGCTATCTCACCTCGACAGCGACCGGTGGTCCGACCTTTGGCGGCGTCGCGGGTTTCGCAGGCAACAACTATCAATGGACCGAGAAGCACCTTGCTAATGCGCTGTCGCTCGCGAGCGATACGCACGGTGCTTTCGACTTCGATGTTGCCATTTCCACCTATAATTATCTGACTGACATTCAACGCTACCCCTTCACGGTAACGCCGACGGGCATAGGCTTTTCCGAGATCGGCAAGGTCCAACGCATGGATGGCACGAATTGGCAGAACGCCGATTTGAAAGGCGTCTACCGGCCTTTCGGCATCAATGGACCGAACGAATTGAGCTTCGGTCTGCACGGCGACCGTTACGTACTCAACAATCCGACCTATCAAACACCAGCCTGGAATTTTGGATCGGATGTCGGCAATGGCCAGTTCTATTCGAACGGACAGGGCAAGACGGAGACAGGTGCGCTTTGGGCGCAGGACATGTGGAAAATCCTGCCCAATCTGAAACTGACCGTCGGCACGCGCTTAGAGACGTGGAATGCCTTTGACGGCCTCAACGTGAGCACCACCACAAGTTCGGCCGGCGCGATCACCGGCACGAAATCCGTGTTCCAGCCGCGCGAACATTCGGCCAATGCCTCACCCAAAGCCTCGCTTACCTGGTCCGTGACGCCCGAATGGGATGTCATCGGCTCTTTCGGGGAAGCCTATCGCTATCCGACGGTCGGCGAACTCTATCAGACCGTCACCTCGGGCTCGGCCATTGTGATTCCCAATCCCAACCTCACGCCTGAGCAGGACCTGTCAACCGAGGTCAACGTCGAACGCAAATGGGCGGACGGCAAGGTGCGCCTGTCCATATTCCAGGAGACCGTTCACAACGCGCTTATCTCGCAGACGAATTTCGTCAATGCCGGATCGACCCAAGTGGCGGTGACATCGGTCGGAAATATCGATGCGATCCGCAATCAGGGCGTCGAGCTCGCCGCGCAAAAAAACAACGTGCTGTTCAAAGGCGTCGAACTTTTCGGCAACATCACCTATGTCGATGCGCGCATTCTATCCGATCCGACTTGGGCGGGTTCCAATCCTTTGACCGGGAAGCCGGATACGGTCGTCGGCAAGCGCGTGCCCTATGTGCCGGACTGGCGTTCGACCATAGGCGTCACCTACAGGCCCGATACGCATTGGGCCTTTACGGTCGCCGCCCGCTATAGCGGCAAGCAATATTCGACCTTGGACAACACCGACATCATTCCGCATGTCTATGGCGCTTTCGACCGTTTCATCGTGGTCGATACGCGCATTCATTACGATGCGACTGAAAATGTCGCTTTCGACTTCGGCATAGACAATCTCAACAACGAGAAATATTTCCTGTTCCATCCCTTTCCGGGACGGACATTCGTCGCCGATGCGAGGATTAAATTCTGA
- a CDS encoding DUF2946 family protein — protein MRRRIEFGLIFSLIALLVQIIAPTGATYAVANANPFDAMPICAHQGEDGSTPAPTGHDKSCPCCTLLCSVSHAAFPAPADIPAAIAAPQRLPQKLVFKVASFIPAARAFLPVAQPRAPPAFS, from the coding sequence TTGCGGCGGCGTATTGAGTTTGGCCTGATCTTTAGCCTGATCGCGCTATTGGTGCAGATCATTGCACCGACCGGCGCGACTTATGCCGTGGCCAATGCCAACCCGTTCGATGCTATGCCGATTTGCGCTCATCAAGGCGAAGACGGCAGCACGCCCGCGCCGACCGGGCATGACAAATCCTGTCCATGCTGCACATTGTTGTGCTCCGTCTCGCACGCGGCTTTTCCCGCGCCCGCCGATATCCCGGCAGCCATCGCGGCGCCACAGCGGCTACCGCAAAAGCTTGTCTTCAAAGTCGCGAGCTTCATTCCGGCCGCGCGCGCCTTCCTGCCTGTCGCGCAGCCGCGCGCACCACCCGCTTTCTCCTGA
- the hemH gene encoding ferrochelatase encodes MNALSPISATTAYGGRIGVLLVNLGSPSGTDYWSMRRYLKEFLSDRRVIETPRLIWWPILNLIILSTRPARKGTDYAAIWNKARDEAPLKTMTRAQAETLETAIEIGSLGFPEEKVRVAWAMRYGEPAIEEAIHSLQKHGCDRILLVPLYPQYAAATSATVCDKAFEVLSKMRWQPTLRVAHPYFDQPAYIEALAASLRKELAKLDFTPEVILASFHGMPQAYVDKGDPYAVQCEETRRLLRDAMGYSDDQFRLTFQSRFGPAQWLKPYTDETVKALPGQGVKKLAIITPGFVADCLETIEEIGIENRDYFLSAGGQKFARIPCLNESEEGMSVIFDLVKRELSGWV; translated from the coding sequence ATGAATGCTTTATCTCCAATCTCTGCGACGACCGCCTATGGCGGCCGGATCGGCGTGCTTTTGGTCAATCTCGGCTCGCCGTCCGGCACGGATTACTGGTCGATGCGGCGTTATCTGAAGGAATTCCTGTCGGACCGCCGCGTGATCGAGACGCCGCGTCTCATCTGGTGGCCGATCCTCAATCTCATCATTCTTTCGACCCGGCCCGCCCGCAAGGGCACCGATTACGCGGCAATCTGGAACAAAGCGCGCGATGAAGCGCCGCTGAAAACGATGACGCGCGCGCAGGCGGAAACGCTCGAAACAGCCATCGAAATCGGCAGCCTTGGCTTTCCCGAAGAAAAGGTCCGCGTCGCCTGGGCGATGCGCTATGGCGAGCCCGCGATCGAGGAAGCGATCCATTCCCTGCAAAAGCACGGCTGCGACCGGATCCTCCTGGTGCCGCTTTATCCGCAATATGCGGCTGCGACTTCGGCGACCGTCTGCGACAAGGCCTTCGAAGTCCTTTCCAAAATGCGCTGGCAGCCGACATTGCGGGTAGCGCATCCCTATTTCGATCAGCCGGCCTATATAGAGGCGCTCGCAGCTTCCCTGCGCAAGGAACTGGCCAAGCTCGATTTCACTCCGGAGGTGATCCTCGCCTCCTTCCACGGCATGCCGCAGGCCTATGTCGACAAGGGCGACCCATATGCCGTGCAATGCGAGGAAACGCGAAGGCTGCTGCGCGACGCCATGGGGTATAGCGACGATCAATTCCGCTTGACCTTCCAATCGCGCTTCGGACCGGCGCAATGGCTGAAGCCCTATACGGACGAGACCGTGAAGGCGCTTCCGGGCCAAGGCGTGAAAAAGCTCGCGATCATCACGCCGGGCTTCGTCGCCGATTGCTTGGAGACGATCGAAGAAATCGGTATCGAGAACCGCGATTATTTCCTCTCGGCCGGCGGGCAGAAATTCGCGCGCATCCCGTGCCTGAACGAGAGCGAGGAAGGCATGAGCGTCATCTTCGATCTCGTGAAACGCGAGCTCTCGGGCTGGGTTTAA
- a CDS encoding bifunctional metallophosphatase/5'-nucleotidase, whose product MPYLTRRATLASLAAGTSLIPLRAVAEPVAHLTFVLVNDVYEMDENAQKRGGLARLATVVKTERARALREGRTLNFVHAGDTLSPSLMSSFDQGRHMIALFNDLGLDIFVPGNHEFDFGPEVYSQRIDEAHFAILAANLRDASGQALPHHQDMLSRDVSGVKLAFIGAAYDATPMASRSGDLSFASTLATIKDKAKAARANGADFVVAIVHADKATGSALMAAHQVDLILSGHNHDLHLDFDGRTALAESHQDANYVVVIDIDLAKSKTEPSGLVWWPDFKVVDTASVAPDEEILDKTRAYQGALSKELDMEVATLAAPLDSHTELVRTQECAIGNLVADALRASVGADIAITNGGGIRGNRIYETGSDWTRRNVLVELPFGNKVVSANMSGQAILTALENGFSRLPQASGRFPQISGLKVTIAPAAAPGSRVQSALVNGEALDPARTYKLASNDFMARGGDGYTMFAGDGITVDTGDILLARAVMDYAQKLQTIDAKVEGRIVEV is encoded by the coding sequence ATGCCGTATCTGACCCGCCGCGCGACGCTGGCCTCCTTGGCCGCCGGCACCAGCCTCATTCCTTTACGCGCTGTGGCCGAGCCTGTCGCGCATCTGACCTTTGTCCTCGTCAACGACGTCTACGAGATGGACGAGAACGCCCAAAAGCGCGGCGGCCTTGCAAGGCTTGCGACGGTGGTGAAGACGGAACGCGCGCGCGCCTTGCGCGAGGGCCGGACGTTAAATTTCGTTCATGCCGGCGACACGCTCTCGCCAAGCCTGATGTCAAGCTTCGATCAAGGCCGGCACATGATCGCGCTCTTCAACGATCTCGGCCTCGATATTTTCGTGCCCGGCAATCATGAATTCGATTTCGGCCCCGAAGTCTATTCACAGCGGATTGATGAGGCGCATTTCGCGATCCTCGCCGCCAATCTGCGCGATGCCTCCGGCCAAGCGCTGCCGCATCACCAGGATATGCTGAGCCGCGACGTCAGTGGCGTGAAACTGGCTTTCATCGGCGCCGCTTATGACGCAACGCCCATGGCATCGCGCAGCGGAGACTTGAGCTTTGCGTCGACGCTCGCGACGATCAAGGACAAAGCCAAAGCGGCACGGGCCAATGGCGCCGATTTCGTGGTTGCGATCGTCCATGCCGACAAGGCGACAGGCAGCGCCTTGATGGCGGCGCACCAAGTGGATCTCATCCTCTCCGGCCATAACCACGATCTCCATCTCGATTTCGACGGCCGCACGGCTTTGGCGGAATCGCATCAAGACGCCAATTACGTGGTCGTCATCGATATCGACCTTGCCAAATCGAAGACCGAACCCTCGGGTCTCGTCTGGTGGCCGGATTTCAAGGTTGTCGATACGGCAAGCGTCGCGCCGGACGAGGAGATCCTCGACAAGACCCGCGCCTATCAAGGCGCGCTCTCGAAAGAACTCGATATGGAGGTCGCGACGCTCGCGGCTCCGCTCGACAGCCATACGGAGCTCGTGCGCACGCAGGAATGCGCCATCGGCAATCTCGTCGCCGATGCGCTTCGGGCCTCCGTGGGCGCCGACATCGCGATCACCAATGGCGGGGGTATCAGAGGCAACAGGATCTATGAAACGGGCTCGGATTGGACACGCCGCAACGTGCTCGTGGAATTGCCTTTCGGCAATAAGGTCGTCTCGGCCAATATGAGTGGCCAGGCGATCCTGACGGCGCTCGAAAACGGCTTTTCGCGTCTGCCGCAGGCCAGCGGCCGATTTCCGCAAATCTCAGGGCTTAAAGTGACGATCGCGCCTGCTGCCGCGCCCGGATCGCGCGTGCAATCGGCGCTCGTCAACGGCGAAGCGCTCGACCCTGCCCGCACCTATAAGCTTGCCAGCAATGATTTCATGGCGCGCGGCGGCGACGGCTATACGATGTTTGCGGGCGACGGCATCACGGTCGACACGGGCGATATTCTATTGGCCCGCGCGGTGATGGACTACGCGCAAAAGCTTCAGACGATCGACGCGAAGGTCGAGGGGCGGATCGTTGAGGTGTGA
- a CDS encoding SulP family inorganic anion transporter, with translation MNARALQPTFWDLFTPKLVTVLSERYGLADFRADVIAGLTVAIVAIPLSMAIAIASGVTPDRGLYTAIVGGFFVSLLSGSRFQIGGPAGAFIVLVAATVAAHGVEGLILATMLSGLMLLCIGFLRLGTFIKYIPYPVTVGFTAGIAVIIFASQIKDLLGLHLAGSEPGELLPKLKAIGEALPTFSAPALAIALLSIVTIVGLKHYRPHWPSLLIAVAMASLATWAFGLPIETIGTRFGGISHGLPMPQLPVISLDKVMAVLPAAISFALLGSIESLLSAVVADSMTGRRHRSNCELVAQGTANIASALFGGICVTGTIARTATNVRSGARSPMAGILHALFVLLFMAVAAPLAAYIPLAALAGLLGVVAWNMAERHAFARLLLASRGDALVLVATFLLTIFRDLATGIVVGFSLAALLFLHRMAQAVEIESGHPGAEDEDDAGTPYDASVATDRDVIVYRISGAFFFGAAATVAAALDSIAEFPKAYVIDVSAVPMLDSTAAAAIEGFVRKSRRQGVAIYVTGAHGHVRRILRTHGVRRPDVSFYADVSAGIAAAHAALQPAAEPLQSAILIDR, from the coding sequence ATGAACGCACGCGCACTGCAGCCGACATTTTGGGATCTGTTCACGCCGAAACTCGTCACCGTTCTCAGCGAGCGCTATGGGCTTGCCGATTTTCGCGCCGACGTGATCGCGGGTCTCACCGTCGCCATCGTCGCGATCCCGCTGTCGATGGCGATCGCCATTGCTTCGGGCGTGACGCCCGATCGCGGGCTTTATACGGCAATCGTCGGCGGCTTCTTCGTGTCCTTGCTCAGCGGCAGCCGGTTTCAGATCGGCGGCCCGGCCGGCGCCTTCATCGTGCTGGTCGCGGCAACGGTCGCGGCCCATGGCGTCGAAGGGCTCATCCTCGCGACCATGCTGTCCGGGCTCATGCTTCTCTGCATCGGCTTTCTGCGGCTCGGCACCTTCATCAAATATATTCCCTATCCGGTGACGGTCGGATTCACGGCGGGCATCGCGGTCATCATCTTTGCGAGTCAGATCAAGGATCTGCTCGGGCTGCATCTCGCCGGCAGCGAGCCGGGCGAACTTCTGCCCAAGCTCAAAGCGATTGGCGAGGCTTTGCCGACCTTCAGCGCGCCCGCGCTGGCGATCGCGCTTTTAAGCATCGTGACGATTGTCGGTTTGAAGCATTACAGGCCGCATTGGCCGAGCCTCTTGATCGCCGTCGCCATGGCATCTTTGGCGACATGGGCCTTCGGCCTGCCGATCGAGACGATCGGCACGCGCTTCGGCGGCATTTCGCACGGCCTGCCAATGCCGCAACTGCCGGTGATCTCGCTCGATAAAGTGATGGCGGTCCTGCCGGCGGCGATCTCTTTCGCGCTTCTGGGCAGTATCGAAAGCCTGTTGTCGGCCGTGGTCGCCGATAGCATGACGGGCCGGCGGCATCGCTCCAATTGCGAACTTGTGGCGCAAGGCACTGCCAATATAGCGTCCGCGCTTTTCGGCGGCATTTGCGTGACGGGCACAATCGCGCGCACCGCGACCAATGTTCGCTCGGGTGCGCGCAGCCCGATGGCCGGCATACTGCACGCGCTCTTCGTTCTTCTCTTCATGGCGGTTGCCGCCCCGCTTGCAGCCTATATTCCCCTGGCCGCACTGGCAGGCCTCCTCGGCGTGGTCGCCTGGAACATGGCCGAGCGCCATGCCTTCGCGCGATTGCTGCTGGCCTCGCGCGGCGATGCGCTTGTCTTGGTCGCGACCTTTCTGCTCACGATCTTTCGCGATCTGGCGACCGGCATCGTGGTCGGCTTCTCCTTGGCGGCTCTTTTGTTCCTGCATCGCATGGCGCAGGCCGTCGAGATCGAGAGCGGTCATCCGGGCGCGGAAGACGAAGACGATGCGGGGACACCTTATGATGCCTCCGTCGCGACGGACCGGGATGTCATCGTCTATCGAATCTCCGGCGCTTTCTTTTTCGGGGCGGCGGCGACGGTCGCAGCCGCGCTCGATTCGATCGCCGAATTTCCAAAGGCCTATGTCATCGATGTCTCGGCGGTGCCGATGCTCGATTCGACGGCGGCGGCGGCGATCGAGGGATTCGTCCGCAAGTCCCGCCGCCAGGGCGTCGCCATCTATGTGACCGGCGCACACGGACATGTCCGGCGCATCTTGCGGACGCATGGCGTGCGCCGGCCCGATGTATCTTTTTATGCCGATGTCAGCGCCGGAATAGCTGCCGCGCATGCGGCTTTGCAGCCTGCGGCAGAGCCGCTCCAGAGCGCAATTTTAATTGATCGATGA
- a CDS encoding aldo/keto reductase: protein MTTTTLERSAPAAALPTRRLGRTDMNITRVGFGAWAIGGADWAVGWGTQDDRDSIAAIQHAIRSGVNWIDTAAVYGLGHSEEVVRQALADIPQSERPYVFTKCGLVWDEKDRKAFPKQVGAPASLKREVEASLKRLGVERIDLYQMHWPAEDGTPLDVYWQVLLDMKKEGKVRAVGLSNHNVAQLEAAERIGHVETLQPPFSAIRREVAGAEIPWCHAHETGVIVYSPMQAGLLTGAFTVERAKALPKDDWRSRNGEYQGDKLIANLKLADAFKPIAERHKTTVASVALAWTLAWPGVTGAIVGARNAAQIDGWIDAGRLELTKDDMAGIAAAIKATGAGKGPEMPQA, encoded by the coding sequence ATGACCACCACCACTCTTGAACGCTCCGCGCCTGCCGCGGCTCTGCCGACCCGCCGTCTCGGCCGCACCGACATGAACATCACCCGCGTCGGCTTTGGCGCCTGGGCGATCGGCGGCGCGGACTGGGCCGTTGGCTGGGGCACGCAGGATGATCGTGATTCGATCGCGGCCATCCAGCACGCGATCAGGAGCGGCGTGAATTGGATCGATACGGCGGCGGTCTATGGCCTTGGCCATTCGGAAGAGGTCGTCCGGCAGGCCTTGGCCGATATTCCGCAAAGCGAACGTCCCTATGTCTTCACAAAGTGCGGCCTCGTCTGGGACGAGAAGGACCGCAAAGCCTTTCCGAAACAGGTCGGCGCACCGGCGAGCCTGAAGCGCGAAGTCGAGGCCTCGTTGAAGCGGCTCGGCGTCGAGCGCATCGATCTTTATCAGATGCATTGGCCGGCCGAGGACGGCACGCCGCTTGATGTCTATTGGCAGGTGCTTCTCGACATGAAGAAAGAGGGCAAGGTGCGGGCCGTCGGCCTCTCCAATCATAATGTCGCGCAATTGGAAGCAGCCGAGCGCATCGGCCATGTCGAGACGCTGCAGCCGCCTTTCTCCGCCATTCGCCGCGAGGTCGCGGGCGCCGAAATCCCCTGGTGCCATGCGCATGAAACCGGCGTCATCGTCTATAGTCCGATGCAGGCCGGCCTCCTCACGGGGGCGTTCACAGTGGAGCGCGCCAAGGCTTTGCCGAAGGACGATTGGCGTTCGCGCAATGGCGAATATCAGGGCGACAAGCTCATCGCCAATCTGAAGCTCGCCGATGCATTCAAGCCGATCGCGGAGCGTCACAAGACGACGGTCGCTTCAGTGGCGCTTGCCTGGACGCTCGCCTGGCCGGGCGTCACCGGCGCCATCGTCGGCGCCCGCAATGCGGCACAGATCGACGGCTGGATCGACGCGGGCCGGCTCGAACTGACCAAGGACGACATGGCCGGGATCGCCGCCGCCATCAAGGCGACGGGCGCGGGCAAGGGTCCGGAGATGCCGCAGGCCTAG